CGACGATGCCCGAACGATCCTCGAACGACTTCTCGCTGTCGGGACGGTGGACCAGCGTGACCTCCTCGTCGTCGACCTCGTTGGGGCCGATCTCCAATCGGAGGGGGACGCCGTTGAGCTCGTGTTCGTTGAACTTGAAGCCGGGGTTGCGCTCGTCGCGGTCGTCGAGTTCGACGCGGATACCGGCGTCCTCGAGTTCCGCGGCGATCTCGCTCGAGTACTGGAGCACCTTCTCTCTCGTCTCGGCCTGCCAGATGGGGACGATGACGACCTGGGTGGGTGCCACGGTCGGGGGTAAGACGAGCCCCTGGTCGTCGGAGTGGGTCATGATGAGCGCGCCGAGTGCGCGCCAGGAGAGCCCCCACGACGTGGTGTAGGCCGTCTGCTCGTCCTCGTTCTCGTCGGCGAACGTGATGTCGAACGCCTCCGCGAATGACTGGCCGAGGTGGTGGCTGGTACCCCCCTGTACCGATTTTCCGTCGGGCATCAGCGCCTCCACGGTGGTCGTCGTGTCCGCGCCGGGGAACTTGTCGTGGTCGGGTTTCTTCCCGCGTAGCACCGGGATCGCGAGCACCTCCTCGTAGACGCGCTCGTACTGGGAGAGCCGCGTCCAGACCTCCTCCCAGGCGCCCTCGTCGGTCGCGTGGGCGGTGTGGCCCTCCTGCCAGAGGAACTCCTTGGTGCGGAAGAACGGCTTCGTCTCGGTGGCCTCCCACCGAACGACCGAACACCACTGGTTGGTCCGCAGCGGCAGGTCGCGGTGGCTGCGCGTCCACTCGGCCATGAACGGCGCGATGATGGACTCGCTCGTGGGTCGCACGGCGAGGCGCTCCTCGAGTTCCTCGTGGCCGCCCTGGGTGACCCAGGCGACCTCGGGGTCGAACCCCTCGACGATGTCCTTCTCGCGCTCTAAGTAGCTCTCGGGGATGAACAGCGGGAAGTAGACGTTGTCGACGCCGGTCTCCTTGAACCAACCGTCGAGGGCGTCCTGGATGCGCTCCCACAGGGCGTAGCCACGGGGTTTCGTGACGATGAACCCACCCATGGGGGCGTAGTCGGCCAGTCCCGCCTTCTGTACGACCTCGGCGTACCACTCGCCGGGCTTGTGCGATTTGGACTCGGTGATGCCGAGTTCCTGACTCTCCTCGCTCATACTTCGACATGCAGCCAGCGCGGTCTTAAACGATGCGAAGGTGCGACGACGCATCTCACACGACCGAAACGGTGAAAGCGACCCCGGATCGGGTGTCACCGCTCGAGAGACCCCGCTACTGAGGAGTAAACGAGACGTCCCACTCGAGGTCGTGGTCGACGAACGTCGCCTCGTCGAGCGGCGGACCACCCGCGAACCGAAACTCGCCGCGGACCGTCCGGCCCTCGAGGACGCCCGGCAGCCACAGCGAGTCGTCGTCCCACATTCGGTCGTAGGGGACGTCCTCGAACGCGACCCACTCCGGTCTGGCCTCCGGCGACGGAGTCGGCTCGCCCGCGAACGACCCGGTCCGGTAGACGTGACAGAACGTGTGCGTCTCGCCGTCGAGCGTGAACGTCAACTCGCCCGCCTTCTCGAGGTCGAACACGTCGATTCCGACCTCCTCGCGCACTTCCCGGATCGCACACTCCCGGGGCGTTTCGTCCGCCTCGAGCTTCCCGCCGGGACCGTTGTACCACCCCTCGCCGAGCCCGCGTCGCTTTTCGATCAACAGCACCTCGCCGTCGCGAACGGCGAAACACAGCGTCGCCTCCTGCATACTCGAAGATTCGGACGCCGTCGAATAAAACCCGATGACCGGTGGCCGATCACACCGCGCCCCGTCACTCCGTGTCGATCACGTCCTCGAGCACGAACTCCTCCGGTCCGCACCCGAGCGATCGATGGGGGCAGAACCGGCAGTGCGCGCCGGGCGTCGTCTCCGCGAACGAGGGGTCGTCGACCGCCTCGAGGGTCGTCCGGACCGACTCCCACGACGGGAGGGCGGCCGGGTCGTAGAGGTCGGCGTGCGGTCCGGCGCCCTCGCCGACGTAGACGTACCCTACCGCCTCGACGGGGTCGTCGAACCGTCGGTCGCAGGCGCGGGCGTACAGCCGCAACTGCGTCGCCGCCGCCGGTTCGATCCGCTCCGCCGTCGCCTTGTAGTCGAGCACGACGAGGTCGCCGGCGGGCGTCCGGCGGACCGAGTCGACCGAGCCGACCACGGTGCCGTCGACGCCGGGGACGTCCGCGAGCGAGAACGGGAGTTCGGCGGCGAGGGCCTCCCACTCGGCGACCGGCTCGTCGATGCTCGCGGCACGCGCCTCGAAGTACCGGTCGATGCAGGCGGCGACGGGCTCGCGGTGCTCGAGCAGGCCGCGCGCGGTGAGCTGCCTGCGGGCGGCCTCGTGCCACGCCGCCGCGGTCTCGTAGCCCCGGTAGAACGCCTCCTCGGCGATGTCGTGGAAGACGGTGCCGACGAGGCGCGCGCTCCCGTCCCCGCCCGGAGACGGGTCGTCGATCGCGCGCACGACGTGATCGAGATAGTGCTTGCGGGCGCACGTTTCGTGGGTCCGTACCGCGGTGTAGCTGTGTCGAAGCGCGACCGGGAGCTCCGTCGCCCGCGCGAGCGTCGTGACGGGAAAGCGGGTCGTCTCCGGCGTGAGCGCGCCGGCGTGGCGGGTGGCCGGCAGGTCGATACCCTCGCTCGTCGCCAGCGCGTCGGCCGCGTCGGCGGCCGGAAGCAGAATGTCACGGCGGAGCAGCCGGCCGAGTCGGTGGACGGTCGCGATCGCCTCGCGGGTCTCGAGCGGCTCGACCGGGCGGTCGCCGTAGCCGGCGTAGTAGGTGATCGTACCCGGTGCTCCTCCGGCCGACACCGCGAGCTCGTCGGTGAGATCGGCGACCGTCTCCGGGTACGTCTCTCGAACCCGATCGACGCTGTCGGTGACGGCGTCCCAGAGGTCCATCCGCTCGCCGGTGACCGACCACTCGATCGCCTCGGCGAGACAGGACTGGGCGGTCGAAGCCGCGAGTTCGCCCTCGCCGCCGTCGTAGTCGTAGCGCGAGCCGAACAGAAACAGGTGGTTCTCCGCCCGCGTGAGCGCGACGTGAAGGACGCGCCACTCCTCGCCGACCGTCTCGGCGGCGAGGTCGGCACACAGCGGCGAGTCGATCCCGTCGTCGAGCGCCGCCGAGAGCAGCCGGTAACGGGCTCGCGCCGCGTAATCGCGCTCGACGCACCACTCCTCGTCCGAGAGGAAGGGGACGAGCACCGTGTCGAACTGGAGCCCCTTCGCCTGGTGGACCGTCATCACGTCCACCCGGTCCGCGGAGTTCGACCCGCGGCCGAGTCCCGTTTCATTGCCCCGCAGGGTTCGCTCGAGCGCGTCGACGAACCGCTCGGTGAGCGCGCCGAGGACGGTGCCGTCGTCGTAGGCGTCGACGAACCGGTCGACCCGGTCGAGTTCGGTTCGCTCCTCGCTCGTGAGGAACCACTCGAGGCGCGTCAGCTCACGGAACCGGCGGAGGAATTCGCCGCGCGGGAGCACGTCCCGCAGTCGCTCGAGCGTCCGCAGGTGCTCTCGGGCCTGTTCGAGCCGGTCGTGAGCGGCGGCCGTCTCGAGGTCGATCACCTGCAGCGCGTCCCCGAGACTCCCGTCGTGGGCCTGCAGGCGCTCGAGGTCCGCCTCGGGGAGGCGGTACCGGTACAGCAGCATCCGCCGGAGGTGGGCGTCGGCCGACGG
Above is a genomic segment from Natrononativus amylolyticus containing:
- a CDS encoding 8-oxo-dGTP diphosphatase translates to MQEATLCFAVRDGEVLLIEKRRGLGEGWYNGPGGKLEADETPRECAIREVREEVGIDVFDLEKAGELTFTLDGETHTFCHVYRTGSFAGEPTPSPEARPEWVAFEDVPYDRMWDDDSLWLPGVLEGRTVRGEFRFAGGPPLDEATFVDHDLEWDVSFTPQ
- a CDS encoding UvrD-helicase domain-containing protein, which encodes MAEPDPPAVEPAATDDTGGSLEPKGNQRAVIDSRAACTSVDAGAGTGKTTTMLLRIEDAIERGVDPADVLVLTFANEAAASIRAAVSERLEPATAAEIDVYTYHSFCYGLVREYAYYLGLSPDVDVVTESGRRRLVERLLADREYEFADEAAGGAEPTALAADVDRFVAAMSREDVEPAELAAGLPDVRTLEFLGEFVLWLEREADRELSFDNEALRYFNRPEHLEAARESLIGYGKLLTYCREKIAEAPAAVREEPVVRDVEAYLRVLQECVTHTVEALSLEEPTTKQLPRALFGNEIGRNATSRIEQTPVGRLRHYVSFLRQARHYTDVYADYRAHLEREGQLDFDELVRTATRLLADDSRDGVAEEITNRWTQVYCDEFQDTDETQFALITELTAGEDRPDLLAIGDKDQAIYGWRGTDREGLDRLARVYDDHAAVELELNFRSRQEILDVTNHCEYGRQTSKTLREHGRAPGEYDERAPPTRVATVESDELEWSTPEQVATTVSRLLNGEIANVPRRTLGDIAVIVRTNRHAQAVADELRALQIPHEISGSPRGEISPGMQTLVSYLRVLVEPSADAHLRRMLLYRYRLPEADLERLQAHDGSLGDALQVIDLETAAAHDRLEQAREHLRTLERLRDVLPRGEFLRRFRELTRLEWFLTSEERTELDRVDRFVDAYDDGTVLGALTERFVDALERTLRGNETGLGRGSNSADRVDVMTVHQAKGLQFDTVLVPFLSDEEWCVERDYAARARYRLLSAALDDGIDSPLCADLAAETVGEEWRVLHVALTRAENHLFLFGSRYDYDGGEGELAASTAQSCLAEAIEWSVTGERMDLWDAVTDSVDRVRETYPETVADLTDELAVSAGGAPGTITYYAGYGDRPVEPLETREAIATVHRLGRLLRRDILLPAADAADALATSEGIDLPATRHAGALTPETTRFPVTTLARATELPVALRHSYTAVRTHETCARKHYLDHVVRAIDDPSPGGDGSARLVGTVFHDIAEEAFYRGYETAAAWHEAARRQLTARGLLEHREPVAACIDRYFEARAASIDEPVAEWEALAAELPFSLADVPGVDGTVVGSVDSVRRTPAGDLVVLDYKATAERIEPAAATQLRLYARACDRRFDDPVEAVGYVYVGEGAGPHADLYDPAALPSWESVRTTLEAVDDPSFAETTPGAHCRFCPHRSLGCGPEEFVLEDVIDTE
- the proS gene encoding proline--tRNA ligase, with translation MSEESQELGITESKSHKPGEWYAEVVQKAGLADYAPMGGFIVTKPRGYALWERIQDALDGWFKETGVDNVYFPLFIPESYLEREKDIVEGFDPEVAWVTQGGHEELEERLAVRPTSESIIAPFMAEWTRSHRDLPLRTNQWCSVVRWEATETKPFFRTKEFLWQEGHTAHATDEGAWEEVWTRLSQYERVYEEVLAIPVLRGKKPDHDKFPGADTTTTVEALMPDGKSVQGGTSHHLGQSFAEAFDITFADENEDEQTAYTTSWGLSWRALGALIMTHSDDQGLVLPPTVAPTQVVIVPIWQAETREKVLQYSSEIAAELEDAGIRVELDDRDERNPGFKFNEHELNGVPLRLEIGPNEVDDEEVTLVHRPDSEKSFEDRSGIVDTVDDHLEAIFDKLYDAAAERLEENVRTADSPEEIMGTIGKHGGYVRVPWCGDQACEEAIKEKVAAEIVMQPLEEQGGRTAGTPERPDEGAECTVCGESADQLAYFAKSY